GCTGCCGACGCGTCCTTGCGGCACGACGCGCAAACCAACCGGCTCGTCGACGATAGCGATGCCCCGAAGGCCCAGGCCTGCGATTTGTTCCGCTTTATCCCGCGGCACGTTGCGCGCGAGATAGGCAAACGATGACTTCCCGGTCATCGTCGTTTGCAAAGACTTTTCGCTGAGGCCGAGGATTGGCGAGAGTTTTGCGGCATCACCCGCCGCATCGTTCAGATCGTCCGGTTGAGCATAGACCGCGGACGCCGGGAGGCTCGTGGCGAACGGCACTCCAAACCGGTCGACGATATCGCCGCGTTTGCCGCTGAGGTCGAACGTCGCTTCTTGTTCTTGGCCGGCGCCTGCTGCGAGCGCCGCGCCATCGCGGACTTGCACTTTGTAGAGACGGACGCCGAGCAGCGTCACGACCGCGAAGAGCGCAACGAAAAGCAAAGTTGCGCGAAGGCGCAGCTTTTGGCGCTCTTTGTCTTTCACCGCACGTGCAACAGCCTGGCGACGAACGCCAACGCCGTGTTCTCCGCTTGCGGCTTCAGGCCGCCGGGCAACGCGATGACGGAGACCTGTTTGGGGTAGGTCATGTGGAGCTTGACCGCCGCTGCTTCAAGGCTGCTCAAACTTTCGAGTTGACCGACTTGTGCCCGCAAGACGCTATTGTTCTGCATGAGCTGTTGTTCGGTTGTTTTGTCGTCGGCGAGACGATAGGTCTGGGCGGTCAGTTGCGCCGTCAGTCCGACGTACGCGATCAAAAGCGCCAGCGGTACGCCGATCATGATCGACCGGCGGACGACGACCGGCAAAGCGCGATAGGCTGCGCGGGCCCGGCCTCTTCCCGTTGGACGGCGCGCCGGCACCGCCGGACGCGACTCGACCTCGGATCTAAATGCTCGTGCCGACTGGGCCATGATCTTCTAAGCCTCCTGCTCGTTTTCTGCGATCCGGATCGCGCGCAGCTTTGCACTGCGAGCACGCGGATTCGCCGCCACTTCATCCTCGCTGGGCGTGAGCGGTTTGCGGGTGAGCGCGTCGCCCCGGCCCGCGGCCGTCCAATCGCGAAACGCTCGTTTGACCACTCGGTCTTCACCGGAATGAAAGCTGATCGCCACGACACGGCCGCCCGATCGTACGCGTTGTAGCGCCGTTTCTAAACTGCGCTCGAGATTGCGCGTCTCGTCGTTGACCGCCATGCGCAGCGCTTGAAACGTGCGCGTGGCAGGATGGATACCGCGGCGCGCGCGAGGCATGCCTTTGGGCTGCGCGCTCAAGACCGCCGCCACCAAATCCGAGGTCGTCTGCAACGGCGCCCGTTCGCGGCGCCAGGTGATTTGGCGTGCGATGCGCCGCGCAAACCGTTCGTCGCCGTAGTTCTCGATGATGTCGGCCAACTCGCGCTCGGGCTTCGTCGCTAGTAGTTGTGCGGCCGTCGGGCCATTGGACGTCGGATCCAAGCGCATGTCGAGCGGCTCGACGCCGGCAAACGAAAAGCCGCGGGCCGTGTCCGCGAGTTGAAGCGACGAGAGTCCGAGGTCGTACATGATTCCGTCCACGTCGTGCACGCCGCACTCGTCGAGCGCCTCGCCGAGCCGGCCGTAGTTTGCGTGCACGGCATCCAATCGCCCCGGATACCGGCCCGCCAGATCCTTTGCCCGCGCCACCGCCGCGGGATCGGCGTCGAGCGCGATCACGCGGCTGCCGCGCGAGCGCAGCAATATCGCTTCGGTGTGTCCGCCCGCGCCGAATGTCGCGTCGACGAACACCGCCTGCCGGTCTTCACCGGCCGGCAAGAGCAGCGCCATGCTCTCCTCGAGCATGACGGATGCATGTTCAGTAGAGGCCAAGCTCCGTCATCAATTCCGCCATGCCGTCCGGCGGCTTGCTGCCCGCCTTCCAGCCCTCTGCCGGCCAGAGTTCGATGCGGGTCAACGCACCGACCAGCACGACGTCGCGGTCGACTTTGGCGTAGTCGCGAAGCGCCGCAGGTACGACCAGGCGGCCCTGCGCATCCAACGTCACCTCTTCGGTGTTGGCGAAGAGGTGGCGCACGAAGCTGCGGTATCGGCTATCCTTGCGAGAAGCGGCCTCGAGCTTCGCGCAGAATTCCGACCACGTCGCGTCTGGGTACATGGCAAGACACAGGTCAGGCGGGGCGATCGTGAGGACGAAATGGTCGTCGAGCCTGGCGCGGAAGCGTGCGGGAATGGTCAAGCGACCCTTGTCGTCGAGGGTGTGCTCGAACCGTCCCGTAAACTTCGGGAGTCCGCTCATGAAAACGCCACCAAGCCCCACATCGAGCCATTTTGCTCCACTATACTCCATTTATCGGCTTAATGTAAAGATTAACGTACCGATGCGTCCACTGGCCCATGTAGGAGGGCGAGCATCGCTCGCCCCGGCTTATGAATAGCAACCCCTTCGAAGACCTATCGCTGGACCGGCTTCGCCTGCGCACAAGCAAGAAATGGGCGTTTTACCCGCCGGACATCTTGCCGGCGTTTGTCGCCGAGACCGACTTCCCACTAGCCCCGGCGGTCCGCGCAGCGCTTGATTCGGCGCTCGATTCGGGGGATTGCGGATACGCCGAGCCTCGTGGCTTTGGTGCCGTCTTTGCCGCGTTCGCGAACGCCCGCTTCGGTTGGCCGGTTGATGCGGATCGCGTGTTCGTCGTTCCCGACGTCATGGCCGGAGTTATCGAGAGCATCCGAGCTTTTTCACCGCCCGCTAGCGCGGTAGTGATCAACCCGCCTGTCTACCCGCCGTTTTTTGAAACGCTCGCACACGATCGCCGTCCGATCGTTGAGGTCCCATTGCTGCAGGACGCCCAGTCGGGCCGGTGGTCGCTCGATTTCTCGGGATTAGAAAAAGCATTCGCCGAAGGCGTAGGCGCCTATCTGCTATGCAGCCCGCACAATCCGGTTGGTCGTGTTTGGCCAGAAGCCGATCTCCGGCGCTTGGCTGCGCTCGCCGAGCGATATCATGTGCTCGTGGTGGTGGATGAGATCCATGCTCCGCTCACGATGCCCGGAGCGACGTTCGTGCCGTATTTGACGGTGAGCGGATATAGGCAGAACGCTGTTGCAGTGACGTCAACGTCGAAAGCGTGGAATATCCCCGGGTTGAAATGCGCACTCGTGGTTGCCGGTTCCGAGCCGACAGCCGATCGTCTGCGCGCGCATCTCACCGCGCTGGAAACCGAGATCATAGATCGCACCGGCCAATTGGGCATCGTCGCATCGCTCGCTGCATTTCGAGACGGACCAGAGTGGCTCGACGCTCTGGTCAAGCATCTCGATAGCAACCGTCAGTTGCTCGCGGAGTTGCTAAGCAAACAAATTCCAGGCGCGCGGTACTTGGCGCCAGAGGCGACCTACTTGGCGTGGATCGATTGCAGCACGCTTGGGA
This window of the Candidatus Eremiobacteraceae bacterium genome carries:
- the rsmH gene encoding 16S rRNA (cytosine(1402)-N(4))-methyltransferase RsmH, coding for MASTEHASVMLEESMALLLPAGEDRQAVFVDATFGAGGHTEAILLRSRGSRVIALDADPAAVARAKDLAGRYPGRLDAVHANYGRLGEALDECGVHDVDGIMYDLGLSSLQLADTARGFSFAGVEPLDMRLDPTSNGPTAAQLLATKPERELADIIENYGDERFARRIARQITWRRERAPLQTTSDLVAAVLSAQPKGMPRARRGIHPATRTFQALRMAVNDETRNLERSLETALQRVRSGGRVVAISFHSGEDRVVKRAFRDWTAAGRGDALTRKPLTPSEDEVAANPRARSAKLRAIRIAENEQEA
- the mraZ gene encoding division/cell wall cluster transcriptional repressor MraZ encodes the protein MSGLPKFTGRFEHTLDDKGRLTIPARFRARLDDHFVLTIAPPDLCLAMYPDATWSEFCAKLEAASRKDSRYRSFVRHLFANTEEVTLDAQGRLVVPAALRDYAKVDRDVVLVGALTRIELWPAEGWKAGSKPPDGMAELMTELGLY
- a CDS encoding aminotransferase class I/II-fold pyridoxal phosphate-dependent enzyme; the encoded protein is MNSNPFEDLSLDRLRLRTSKKWAFYPPDILPAFVAETDFPLAPAVRAALDSALDSGDCGYAEPRGFGAVFAAFANARFGWPVDADRVFVVPDVMAGVIESIRAFSPPASAVVINPPVYPPFFETLAHDRRPIVEVPLLQDAQSGRWSLDFSGLEKAFAEGVGAYLLCSPHNPVGRVWPEADLRRLAALAERYHVLVVVDEIHAPLTMPGATFVPYLTVSGYRQNAVAVTSTSKAWNIPGLKCALVVAGSEPTADRLRAHLTALETEIIDRTGQLGIVASLAAFRDGPEWLDALVKHLDSNRQLLAELLSKQIPGARYLAPEATYLAWIDCSTLGIGTDPAAYFLERGRVALARGLDFGKQCSSFARLNFGTSSAILTEIVERMARSL